Within Anopheles nili chromosome 3, idAnoNiliSN_F5_01, whole genome shotgun sequence, the genomic segment GTATCGAGCACATTGGCCACTGGTGTCGGGAACTGAAAATTCTGCTCCTGCAATCAAATCTCATCCCCCGGCTGGAGAATTTAAACAGACTTAAGAAGCTCGAATATTTGAATGTAGCGATTAACAATATCGAACGTATCGAGAATCTCGAATCGCTCGAAGCTCTTCAGAAGCTTGACTTGACGCTCAACTTCATAGGAGAGTTAACGAGCGTGGAATCCTTGAAGGGTAACTACAACCTGCGGGAGCTGTTTCTTACAGGTAATCCCTGCACGGATTATCCTGGCTATCGAGAATACGTAATCACCGTCCTGCCGCAGTTGCACCATCTCGACGGTCAGGAGATTACGCGAAGCGATCGGATTAGGGCGAGTAAAAGCTTCCCTGGACTACGCGAAAAGATAGTCCAGCTCGAGGTGGTTCACAAGATCGAGCGAGACGAGCAAAGGGTGCGTGTGCAACAATCGATCGAGGAACAGGAAGACAGCATTCGCAATCTACCAGACGATGATGAACGGAAAGCGAATGAATTTTGGCAGCAGAAAACCGAACACTGCCCGGAAACACGTGTACAAATGGCTAAGTTTTCTCGACGAGGTAAAGATCGTGCCGCAAAAGTATCATGCACCAACAAAACAGACGAACAGGAACGAAAGCGAAGGTTTTTTGCTAGCTGCGGCCGCCCGTACAATTTAAACGAGCCGAAGCTACGGTTCTCGTTCCGGGATGAACCAGATCGATATGAGTTGAATTTGGAGGTGTACAAATTTCTCGACACCTCTTTGGTTGAAGTGGACGCGCAACCGAACTACGTACGAGTGACGGTGAAAGGTAAGGTTTTTCAGCTCGCCCTCAAGCAAGAAATTCAGACGGACAATTCCAGTTGCCAACGCTCTCAGACCACCGGTCACTTGTTGCTGGTGATGCCAAAAGTTAACCCCGAGCGGTGCCTGATGCCTTCGAAGTATAATATACCGGTTTCCACGCCAGCAACCCCATCCGGAGTTCGCACCCATACACAGACTGGATCGCATTTGAAAGGAACAGTCAACATACATAACATTTGCGACGCATCATCCGATGTAAAATCCACCAGAACAGACGATGAAGAAATCCCAGATTTGATTTAAACAACCTATGAACAAGACACGCTTTTATTATGCTATCAcaggccatttttttccaactcTTTTGCAAAGTTAGCGAAATCCTCTTCGGTGAATACACTCTCTTCCACAGCTTTTTCTTGATCGCCATATTCCTTGTTCGGCTGATCTTCAATATTGTTCCTGTCTTTCCGCGACACACGAACACGTGAGACGTACCGGCCGGTTCGTGCACGTTTTAGGATctaagggaggaaaaaaaggttaatttAAAAACCAATGAGTCCAATTGATGATACACTGCAGAAAATCAAGCCATATTAGCTCACCGTTTCTCTGGACACTTCGTCTAAGTTTGATTGACTTAACATGAggagtttttttatgttttcctctgtgggatcgtgctTGTTGGCCATCTGTTGTCGTACGTCTGTGACGGTCAGCTTTTCTCGATGGCGTATCATgtccttttccatccttttccccttttttccgactAGGTGTACCAGTTTCTGATGTTTCGGTATTAGCTCCAAAGCACTTGCCTTCCTTTTAGTGGTTTTATCTGCGCGCGAAATCAAATGTTTCTGAGTaaaattggttttaaatacAACATAGTATTGCTCTTACCGTCTGTTTTTGGCTTCGCTAATTGAAGTCCTTGCTCCGCGAGTGAAAATGCTTTCTTAACCAGTGATTTGGACATTGCTAAGTGAAGGTTTAGTAAATcttcaaaattgtttttgcCGTCAGGAAATTTTCTCAATATTTATTACGAAGCGAACGATGTTGATAGCatggttttgtttacgttcTTAAAACACTGGGCAGTTTGGTAAccaattcaaatgtcataacAACGTTTTTTGACAGTTCTTGACGAAAGGGTACATCTctacaaatttaaatttttacgtTATTTGTAATTctttttattcaaaacatgATCATGATCTGCGGAAATATTAAgtgctttcatttcatttatttggCACTTAATATATGTGTATGATGTTTATCATATCTAAGTATcggtgcgtagaataatcatttgaatttttgtaACCTTGTACCACACGGATAGCAATGTACTATAACAGGTACTAGCTACTAGTCGGTCACACTCGCAACGCGAATAAGTTTTCTACGtgttgaataataaaaatttactTATTCCGTACTAAAAACGCTTAAACGATTTGGCTTGCTGCAGAAGAATCCAAACCCGCTCGCAGTCGGAATACTAAAAGGAACTAAAAATGTATCTGAGCACATATTCTATTTCCAGTATTTGAAGCTCTCATAAGATCGTTTAGACAACCTATAGCATATAAATGATAAAGTATGCATCCTCATACTAAGACATCCTAATTGTGATCGGAATCCACGTTGGACCATGGGAACTGCCGATGCCGGCAATGAATAGTAGGTGACCGAGTACCAACGCACAAAAAAGTAGTTgacatatttcattttctacaTTGTTCTATTTTATTGCCACATTGTTCTATTGCGATTTTCAGTTCATTGACATTGATTATTGAATTGCCCTGTGtcgtgaaaaaacaaacatgtactgattttatttttctgtacATATCGACAGCCTCCATATGGTGCAAGCTGACAGAAGAATTGAACAAGGATTCTGATACTTAGAGCCTGAGCTGCATATTCATATGCGATTCTATAGACATGAGCGTAAAAATACACTTTAGCGCATCTTTAAACCTAGTGTAGactttttaaaataacaatatATAAATTGTTACCATTATAAGCTAACGGATACAGAGAATTTAATTACAATAGCAGATTAAAGACAGCCAGCGCTTGAAGAAGAGCAAACGTATCGGTGACACCAGGCTTCAATCCTTCACGTCCACCTGTTCGTAGCGCGATTTCATCATCTTCTTAATGTATGTTTTGTAATCGTCCGTCGTGCGACCATACTGGGCGGCAGCGTTTGCTTTTATACCCAAGCCAACGTTTGCTACTCGTGCTTCCGCCTGGCAGtgcaagaagaaaaggaaacaaatgaaaCCCATGTGATACCAATCCACTATTACCCTCCATTAATACCATACCTCAATAATGTTCACCCGACCCTGGTTAGTTCTACCAAGTCCCTGCCCCTCTGACCAGCCCATCTTTTGCAACAGCTTATTGCCAATGTTGTTCTGACCGATTGGTACCGCCGAAGCGGTTCCTTGCGGGAAGGACGACTGCGagtgcgtttgcttttcaatCTCTCGCTGGAACCGCTCTTTACTCTTGTTAACCGGTGGAGCCTCGTCTTCGCCGTACTTTTGTCGGCGTTCTTTGGCCCGGTCGCGGTACTGCAAGCTGTTGGGACCACCGGATCCACCGTCACTACTcccgccgccgccaccacctcTCGTTCCTCCGCGCTGATTCATAGTTAGCTTTTGCAGGTTTTCCTTGTGCAGCGAGGACATCTTGAGATGCTTCATTAGAATCTCCTGGGATTGGAATGCACGTTTACACAGCAGGCAGGTTAACTTTTCAAAATCGACCAAGTCCCGGTCGGCGGGACCACTCTCATCTCCAACATCGTTTTCAGAATCGGAGCCACCGTACGTAGAAGTATTGTTTCCGCCCGCTTTGGTCGCTGTACTCGCAAGGTAAGGGGCTGATGAATTCGAAGCGGCGCTTCCAAGACTATTGCTAGCAACCATTGTTGTAGCAGCTCCACCACGGTCCTTCTTCTCAAGCAGCGAAAATCCTACATCCGCATAGCCTCCACTTGCGAGCCCGGGTACACCAACGCCAACAAGAGGCTCCGGCAGAGGCTTGGAGGGACCAAGCGAGGAGTATAAGGTGGCTTCCTCCACCCTAGCTGGTGGTTGCACAACGCTGTAGTCTTTCTTTTGGTTCAACTGCTTCGCCCATTTCTCCATGTCTTTTACGATCTTTTTCGCCACCTTCACCTTGTCCTGCGGAGGAGCTTGATCTTTAGCTTTGGATTTCTCCGCTTTGTCAGCAATATcggcttgctgctgctgctgctgggaggcACTACTTTCCGAACGCTTTGATGAGCCCTCGTTGTTGGAGCCCGATGAAGCGGATGCAGCAACGTATGTTTGATTTTCAGGATCCCAGTACAGGTAGGAGCTGGATTCGCTATTATAGTAGTACTGTGAATTAGCATCATAATAGAGCCCGGTGGAAGGGTCGTAGTAAAAGCCAGACGTTTCATCGTACTGATACTGTGAGGTATCGGGCGTAGCTgaacagaaaagaaatcaattacATGTTTATAagataggttttcgttcattaTGTGAAAGGTAAACAAACTACTTACGATACTTTCGGCCATCCAACCCGTTAGGAATAGGTAGCTGTGGGCCAGGTTGCACGGGGGCAGGCGAAGGACCTACCATAGGTCCGTACACatcatttttctcgcttttcccgccaccaGGGCCTGCTTGCTGTTTGCGCGCTATCGCCGACTGCGCAACGGCGGCACCATTGTTAGCCGTTTCACCTAAACCGGCAGCATTTCGCGGTCCGGCCATTTGTCCGCCACCTTGTCTGGCGGTCGACAATTGATTCGTGTAGTATTCGGTATAGTACTGCAGGTAATGCTCATGCTCGGCTGAGTTAGACGCGTACATTGATGCACTGTACTCCGCGAGTCGGGGCACATCGGCAAGTGTGTAGTTATCAGCCAAAGTCGCCATGTTCGAGGAGTTTGAGGCAGGTTGAATTGAGGAACCACCAGCAGATCCGCCCGATGTTTGGGAAGTGGTGTCCTGGTAATTATTTCGACCTCCAGAATGTTTACCCATTCCGTGAGAGTGGGAATTATGCGCGTAGTTATGGCGCTCGTAGTTTTGGCCACTCTCTCCGCGGTAACTACCAGTATTACCTCCGGAGCCATTGCCTTGGTAGATTCCGGCACCATTGTTGCCGCCGTGTCCATGGCCCACATTGCCGTGGCGATGTCCTTCCCTACCCTGGTGACCCGGATGCGGCTTTACTAAACTTCTGTTCTCCGTATCCATGCAGTACGATATTATAACCTCTCGATTGTCGATCCTAAGGGGTGGATCCAGATCTTTTAGCGCGTTGTGTATGTTCATCGAATCGACCAAATTTTCAAAGTGCAAATAGCACATGCCGCGCGATATTGACGTCAACGGATCGCGGCAAATGACCACCTTCCCAATTTTAGGTACAAGCTCCACGGGGAGCTTCTTCTGCATCACGCTCAAGACACTCTCCTCGTTCGTAAGGACATCCAGATTGCGTAACATGATCTTTTTCGTGAGAATGTTGCTCATCTCATCACTGCCGTCGACACCGATCTCGCTGTCCTCTCGTGACGCGTGGCatttaaagcaattttcccTTCTTCGGAAGTTAAACGCGTAGCACTGCAAAAGAAATTTCAACCCAACATTGTACAACAGAAGCATCATCTAAATGCAGTGTATCCTACCTTAGCGCAATACCAATCCGTCTGGTATTTCGTTGGCATGGAAAAGGTATACTGCATAACAGCATGTTGCCCGTTGAATACCAACACACCctatgagagaaaaaaggaaacagaaacgggaagagaagaaaaacacgaatTAATACTAAGGTTGATTAATATACCCCCATACGGGCATCCCGGATacactctctcttttctttaaACCGGAGCGCTGCCAGTGGAACAGAAGGTTTGGTTCAACATCACTCTTCCCCGTAGTCGCTTGTTAAATACTGCTCGGAAACTGCTTGCTCCACTGTGGTGTTGCTgacgatattttgaaattcCAATAAGGCACGCTTGTCGCTCTTTCAGGATCCGATTTTCAACAGTAATAGCAAGTCATATGAGATGCAAATGGTACAGCGAAAGACACAACAAAGTTTTTGTCTTGCTTCCCAATGGTGTTGATTGAGcatgatacttttttttaaacaagaTTGCTTTTATAAAACGGctattttgattgtttttgatACAACATGTCTTAAATCCATTTCTAAAGTTACCATTGTCAATCACTAATAACTGCTTTTCCTAATAGTTATATATAAACCccatttttcgttcttttgaTGCAACATGACtatagggtttttttttatatttgtgtGTCTCACAATACTTTTGTCGTTTTGCAACAAATGACAGCAACTTTTTGTATGCTTGCTGTAATGAGTACCTGTTTGTAACATATCCACCGAGTTGCTTCCTCTTCTGTGCGAAACTCGACAAATGCGAACCCCCTCGATTCACCTAGAAGTAAAAGACGGTCGGGAatagaaaaaagcaaacacaaacacgataTCAATCATAAAAGCCAGCTCTGAGCCGCAGCCAGTTGGAACATAATTCTCGAATTTAGAGTGTTTGTGAACCATTCCAGTTTCGTAGCAGACACATCGTACTAAATGAATTCATAGCATTCCCATTTTACAGCGTCGAGACCATTGAGTCACTGGTGTAAGGTAAGGTGTTGTAAGATGTGTTGCTTATTTCGGTGACGATGACTAACGAAGATCCTTCACACTATACCATTTTGTTCATTGGCATGCATTTTATCTGCATGCACCCGAGTAATCTGCAGATTTACGCAGTTAGGCACTTACCATAAGACGCTAAAGGGTTTATACTTAAACTAGCAGCTGATATTTGTTGATATGTTAATTATGTTTAcctgtttttctcttccggATCAGACGAACGTGTAAGGCCTGCAAACCGCACTGGATGAGATCACTGTTGATCTGTAAATCACAACGTAGAAATTAGACAAATGAAGGGTACAATTATGTTGTTTTACACTTACGTCTGCTTCGGTTACTTGTGGAGCCAATCCGCGAATAATTATGTTGTTGTTTGGCTTTTGCTGATAGAAGAGTTCGTTGTCACTATCAAAGTTTTCCCCTTCGTCATTAGAACTAGGGGAATATCCACCCCTTCGACCGCCGCCCTTTTCGCGATCTCTGAAAATTGATGACGGTCAGATGGTCCATTACCGGTACTTTCTGTATATTTATGGTAAAACAGCTATATCAACGATGGAATACCTCCGTTCCCGATACCGGTCACGTTCGCGGGATCTGCGATCGCGATCTCTCTCTCGACTGCGTCCACGGTACCGATCTCTGCGGAAGAGTATATGCAGGATTTAATacatgaatgaaaaaatatgcGCCCATTAACACATGCACACCTGTCCCAGCCACCATCATCGTATCCTTGTTCGTTCATGTCGCGGTAAGAATCGCGTTCGTCGCTCCGTTGTCGGGGATAACTGTAGCGTTCCTTGCTGTAAGACCTCGACCTGCTACGGCTATAGCGGCCATTGTTGCGGTAACGTTCCCTaaaagtaaaagaaagcaCATTAATTACAGTATACATCGCGCGCACGGTGGACGATCCGGTACACCGTGGGTGTAGCACGGAACGTGTCCACAGGCGACAAACACGCCATAAATATTGGCCCCGTCGAGCCTGCCGAAATGAACCGCAAAGGTAGGGAGCAGCAGTTTCATGCCCCACGGCACCAGCGGTGCAGTCGCAGCTGGACACTTCGGAACCAGGGAGGACGCAATGCATGTGAACTGCGATGCTACACGGTCAAGCGCTTACTTCGATCTTCCTCGATTGCCCCGGTCGCGCTCATCACGTCGGCAGCGATTTCTATAGTAGCCAGAAGTATCACTCTCTGGACTCGGTGAGACTATAAACAATTACATTTCAAAGGAAATTATTTGTCGGTCGAATATAATTAGCTCGGCAAAATATCGAAATTACGGTGGCTCGACGAAAAGAGcgagaatgaaatgaaattcgaACAATAAATCTCCCGCATCCTGCGCCGATCGCTTGCATGATACGGACGGAGTGACGGACTTTCGGAAAAACTGGAATAAATTATGTCTGACCTGAATGCACCTCTAGAACAACACGCACAGCAGTACTAGAGGAGGCTGAGAAacttaaaatattcaaaggaAACAGACAAGAACGTAACGACGGAGGAGCAGATCTACTAAATAATCAAACAGCATCCGATCTAGGCCTTTGGAAGCAATCTCTTGTTTTCCCTCGAGTTATAGGTGAAAAATCTAAACCAAAGTAACAATGTACTACGCTTTCAAAGATGGCAGACTTACAGTCCattattgtttgctttgttgttgAAAGGGATTCGCCTGTGTTGCAATTACTTTTCCAGTGTGGTATACGCGTCCACAACACGAAATACACTGTGCGGTTAACAATAACTATTCTTTTGTGAATGATACACTTATGGTTGGTCACAAATGTAAATTATCAATTGCCGCAGCAATTTTCCCACATCCAAACTCTGCCTATCAAGAAAATTataagaacaagaagaaaacaacagtTTGACAGCCTAGGTGATATTTTAAGAGTAAATGATTGACAGAAGCTAGACGGGTACTGCGTTCgaaaagatttttttgtataaatatttCCACAAGATTGGTAAGAAATCTTATTATGTAAtgtatattatattatattgtGTAATATAATACGGGCAGTGGTCAGTGAATGATCGGATATCAATGGTTACGTACAGGCGTGTAAACAGCAATCGAGTTTTGGATCATTTAGACGTCGCTTGCATCCGTGTCAAAAATAACGTAGTTGATCCATCGTGCTGTGCATGGCAATTCACCGGTCTTTTGTTCGAGGCAGCTGTAACGGATAGGCAAATTTTGTGCTGGATTTATGCTGTAGTTTGCTTGTGATTGAAATACGGCACAATTTTCTTAATTCAAGGTAGTTTTTGGTAGGTATATTGTATGGTGTTTGATTTGGTCACGAAATTATATTGAATATTATAAAAGAACGTATATTTGCTTCCTAGCGAAAAGTAATGCTTGACAAAAAAGGTGGTACCTCGCTCGCTTATTTAACAATCCGCCAGTAGATTTACTATAATGTGAAGTTATTGAAAAAGTAATTCTCTTGCATGGAAATCCAACTCGTGTGGTTTTCCCTTTGTCTCAAGAAGGCGCCAGAGTCCTGAGCTGCATCTGACAATCGTGGCAACAGAGCCAACGGCGCGAATTGGGattgtcatttttttaatttggtATCAGAGCAGCTTTCATATGGCGTTCGTAAACAATAGCGCTCATGCATTCACTGTGTTGAAGCTTCCTTCATAGAGGGTTGAGTTAGCCATTTCCTCGTAAAGCGAACAAAAGCATGTACCACCTGCATGCCGTTGCACTGGACTCATGTGAACAGGCTTCTTCCCTCGATCGCTGTCAAGCTCATTCCCGGTAGTGGCTGGCAAAGTTCTTTCGAACACGTTTGTACTAGCACGTTGTGTCGAATTCAGTGTTGCAGTTGGACCTCTCCGGTATGGTGCCGTGTCGCACATAGACAGTTCTTTGGTGAAATTGATAGCATTTCCACGGCGTTCATCGTGCGGTACTGTACCAGGGTAAGAATAATATACCTGCCTAGTTCTGGTTTAGCTTCATCGACTCTGTTGTGTTAGCGTTTTTAACCACTTATAAAAGAAGCGTAGTGATATCATATTTGTTGTACTTCGATTGTCTCGCTGTATTTCGCGATTAAGTGCAATCGCAGCTCGCATTGATGGGAAATGCTTTTCGTGCACGTTCCGGGACACTAGGCGGCATCGTTGTCGTTCATCCGCAAATAATTGATgcgaaaagcgcgcgcgccctGCGTCGCTGGGTGCTGCAACATGTCTTCATAGAAAATACAGCCTGTTACATACTCGGGCACACAGTCATAGAAAGAGATCTTTCTTATTTTTGATAGCGCCCAACCACGCGCAGTTTAGAGATTTACTTCGGGAAAAGTCGCTGCATTGTCCGGTGGAGGGACGATAGCGTGCGACGGGTTAAAAAACGGCATCCGCTGgttatgattttcttttcctctcttttaCCGATCATTGCTTTTTATAATATTCCGTCCATCTTTTCTCTCCCCCACGTGCTCATGCATGCTCCGACGCCATTGCTCGCGATGATCGTTCAGCGTTCCAAGTAGTGAAACGGAGCTGGACTTGGTGCCGTTAGTCGTTAACTTTGGACTGCTGACTAAGGTGAGATTGCAAGTGCCTGGCGACCGTGTCGCTTTGCGTCCCGGAGAAACCATTTTCATCACGCGAGACGAAACCGATCGTAAAAATGAGTGGTGAATGGGAAGATGtaagtttttattttgttggaTTGTTTACTGCGAATGTGCTGTGTGTGCTTATTGCGATCgtcctccatttttttcagTGCGACCAGGGACGAAGTTTCGATCAGCCCGATTTCGGTGATACGACGGACACCAATGTCGATGCTGGCAACGATTTCGTCAATTTTGATGATAATGGTGCCTTCGACGGTAGGTAAATTTGGCGTTAATTCACTGTTCCTGGTGCGCGGAAAATGAtagtaaattttatttttaacttgTATTTCTCCTAAGGTAACGGATATGGCGACAACAATGATGGAGGATATAACAGTCGACCGCAACGAGGTGGCCGCGGTGGACGAGGTGGTGGTCGGGGTCGTGGAGGCCGCGGTGGATTCGGAGGTGGTGATCGAAACGGATATTCGAACAATCGCAATGGAGACCGGCCTCATTACGACGGTAACGATCCCAGTATGGACCAGGTGAAGACGGACAAACCGCGAGAACTATACATTCCGCCGCTGCCCACCGAGGACGAGAGTCTCATTTTTGGAAGTGGTATCAGCTCCGGCATAAACTTCGACAATTTCGACGACATCCAGGTGCGAGTGTCGGGTGAGAATCCGCCGGCACAAGTTAATTCCTTTGAATGCGCCGGACTATGCGAAGAGGTTATG encodes:
- the LOC128723896 gene encoding uncharacterized protein LOC128723896; its protein translation is MSKSLVKKAFSLAEQGLQLAKPKTDDKTTKRKASALELIPKHQKLVHLVGKKGKRMEKDMIRHREKLTVTDVRQQMANKHDPTEENIKKLLMLSQSNLDEVSRETILKRARTGRYVSRVRVSRKDRNNIEDQPNKEYGDQEKAVEESVFTEEDFANFAKELEKNGL
- the LOC128727782 gene encoding RNA-binding protein 5-B-like; amino-acid sequence: MDFSPSPESDTSGYYRNRCRRDERDRGNRGRSKERYRNNGRYSRSRSRSYSKERYSYPRQRSDERDSYRDMNEQGYDDGGWDRDRYRGRSRERDRDRRSRERDRYRERRDREKGGGRRGGYSPSSNDEGENFDSDNELFYQQKPNNNIIIRGLAPQVTEADINSDLIQCGLQALHVRLIRKRKTGESRGFAFVEFRTEEEATRWICYKQGVLVFNGQHAVMQYTFSMPTKYQTDWYCAKCYAFNFRRRENCFKCHASREDSEIGVDGSDEMSNILTKKIMLRNLDVLTNEESVLSVMQKKLPVELVPKIGKVVICRDPLTSISRGMCYLHFENLVDSMNIHNALKDLDPPLRIDNREVIISYCMDTENRSLVKPHPGHQGRNNYQDTTSQTSGGSAGGSSIQPASNSSNMATLADNYTLADVPRLAEYSASMYASNSAEHEHYLQYYTEYYTNQLSTARQGGGQMAGPRNAAGLGETANNGAAVAQSAIARKQQAGPGGGKSEKNDVYGPMVGPSPAPVQPGPQLPIPNGLDGRKYPTPDTSQYQYDETSGFYYDPSTGLYYDANSQYYYNSESSSYLYWDPENQTYVAASASSGSNNEGSSKRSESSASQQQQQQADIADKAEKSKAKDQAPPQDKVKVAKKIVKDMEKWAKQLNQKKDYSVVQPPARVEEATLYSSLGPSKPLPEPLVGVGVPGLASGGYADVGFSLLEKKDRGGAATTMVASNSLGSAASNSSAPYLASTATKAGGNNTSTYGGSDSENDVGDESGPADRDLVDFEKLTCLLCKRAFQSQEILMKHLKMSSLHKENLQKLTMNQRGGTRGGGGGGSSDGGSGGPNSLQYRDRAKERRQKYGEDEAPPVNKSKERFQREIEKQTHSQSSFPQGTASAVPIGQNNIGNKLLQKMGWSEGQGLGRTNQGRVNIIEAEARVANVGLGIKANAAAQYGRTTDDYKTYIKKMMKSRYEQVDVKD
- the LOC128723895 gene encoding LOW QUALITY PROTEIN: protein tilB (The sequence of the model RefSeq protein was modified relative to this genomic sequence to represent the inferred CDS: substituted 1 base at 1 genomic stop codon), coding for MATKANKSKXNMVRITEQLIRKRSEHNELIIGTLEELSLHQEDIERIEHIGHWCRELKILLLQSNLIPRLENLNRLKKLEYLNVAINNIERIENLESLEALQKLDLTLNFIGELTSVESLKGNYNLRELFLTGNPCTDYPGYREYVITVLPQLHHLDGQEITRSDRIRASKSFPGLREKIVQLEVVHKIERDEQRVRVQQSIEEQEDSIRNLPDDDERKANEFWQQKTEHCPETRVQMAKFSRRGKDRAAKVSCTNKTDEQERKRRFFASCGRPYNLNEPKLRFSFRDEPDRYELNLEVYKFLDTSLVEVDAQPNYVRVTVKGKVFQLALKQEIQTDNSSCQRSQTTGHLLLVMPKVNPERCLMPSKYNIPVSTPATPSGVRTHTQTGSHLKGTVNIHNICDASSDVKSTRTDDEEIPDLI